The Acetivibrio cellulolyticus CD2 genome segment AGATAATCTAATTTCTGGAGTTCAACAACTGGAAACTCATCAGCTGTTTCCTTGTTAACCTCCTTATATTTTACTAATTTTGCAGTATAAGTTAAATCATTATTATCATCACCATCATCCGCAAGCCTGTATGTCTTTGTTGTATTATCAGTATGTAAAAGCTTTACATAGGTATATTCTGTACCATAGTTTTCCACCGATGTTGATTTCTCTTTATAGTTGTTCAATACAATGGCATAGTCCGAATTGTCTTCTTCATCACTTGAATACATATCAACAACCTTGCCATCATAACCTAGTAAGACGGTAACACTGTCTTTTACTTTCATAACGCCCTGGCTGTTTATTTTGCTCAAATCCATATATTCTCCAAGTTCATAGGAAACACCATCAACAGATATTTTTTTCGGTGATACCTTATTGGGAAGAATATCTGTAAGCTCACCGTCAACACTGTTCTCAACATCTAGAATATATTTATTTCCTCCCCAAATGTCAGTTACCTCATATATAACATCATCCTGTTCAATTTCCGGTACCGTAATTATGGTACCGCTTTTTGTAATTTCGATTCTGGATTCAAACTTAATTTTTCCAACACCTTCATTTGTCTTATTGGATTTACCAACCACTTCGGGTTTACTGTAAATCGGATCGGATATAACTGCATATTCATATCCAGTTCCACTTGCGTTTTTGTTAAAGACAATAGAGGAGCACTTTTCAAGAAGCCCAGGAATAGCATCATATTTCTGCTGAACACCTTTATAATAGTACGTTGGTGCACTCGGAAGAATCATACTATGGGTTCCGGTGGCATCTTTGTATGTAATGGTAGTACTACTGATACTGTCAATGCTTAGGTTCAATGAATCACTCATATTGCTGTATACACCATAAATAGTATTGTCATCTACATTCAATCTGTACTTATTACCCAGTTCAAGCTTTATACTGGCATCTCCGATAATAAAGGTCCCTTTATCCGTTAAAACCTCTCCTTCAGATACTGAAGAAGATGTTTCAGACGTAGCAAGTACAATATATTGAGCATAACTGTCAATTGTTTCAGAAAATTTCTTCGCAGGGTTTGACTTCAATGAAGAGTCAAGCAAATTGTCCAGCATTACTGCAACAGCCCATCTTGGCATCTGATCATTACTGGTAAAATTAACTCCATCGGAAAGTCCAATTTCCTTGGCTTTTACCAAATAACTCTGAGGCCATGTACCAGAAAGGTCGGAATCGGTGTATCCAAGCATCTTCACTAAAACAGTACAAACCTGTGAATATGTAACACCCTCAGTAGGATGGAACTTACCGTCAAGCATTCCTTTCATATACCCCAATTTTACCGCTGCGTTTACAAATCCGGATGACCATCTCGAAGAACTTATATCAGGGAAAACTGTCGTTTTCTTATATATATCAGCCTTATAATCCTCATCTGCCGCTGCAATAATAAGCCTTGCAAACTGCTCTCTAGTAATCATGTCATTGGGTTTGAATTCACCGTTTTCATTTCCGTTTATGATTCCTAAAGATGCCAGGTGGTTTACCTCATCTGCATACGACGCCTTTGGGGATACATCTGAAAATGCAGCAAAGGCAACACTTGAAACATTTAAAGCAATTACAGCACTTAGTACTGAAACAGCTAATTTTACTTTATAGTTCATTGTATCTAACCTCCATTTTATAGAATTTTATTCGTATCTTAAACCAAACAATATTTATTCATAACGAAGTGCATCAATAGGATTAAGACGCGCTGCCGTTTTCGCCGGTAGATATCCAAATAACATTCCAATACCGACTGAAATACCAAATGCAAGGAGCACCGAAGCCGTAGACGGGGTTACAATTATATCCGTCTCTGTCAACATTGAAATCACCTTAGTGCCTACACTTGACAATGCATATCCAATTATTATACCTATAATCCCTCCAATCGCACTTGTAGTAGACGCTTCAATAACAAACTGACGCATAATGTGTTTTTGTTTTGCCCCAAGTGCTTTGCGTATTCCTATCTCTCTTGTACGCTCCGAAACTGAAACAAGCATTATATTCATAATACCGATACCACCCACAACAAGTGATATACCTGCAATAACTGCAAGGATCGTAATAACAATATTGATCATCGAGGTCATAGTATCGAGAAGCTCGGACATGCTTGTTATTACATATGCATTATCATCTTCAAATACATCATAGAGCTTTTTGTCTATAAGGTCTTTTGCCTTTGAAACCAGATCATCACTCTTTACAGCGAAAGAATAACTTGTTCTCGCACCAAATGAGGCAAACATCTTTGTAGCAGTACTATATGGAATATAGACTGCATCATCGGTGCTGCCTTCATCAATTTCATCAACATCATCAGTTTCAGCATCAAGTACACCTACAATCTCAAACTTCTGCCCATTGATTCGAAGTGTTTCTCCTATACCTCTTCCATTAAAGTATTCATTACTTAAATACTTTCCAATGACAACAACCTTGTTCCGGTTTACTGTATCTATATAGCTAATAAAGCGGCCTATAGCAAGTTTGTAATCCTTCATATCCATATAGGCCTCGCCAACACCGGTTACTGTGGTTTCACTCGTGGTTTCGGAACCGATTTTAACCTGTCCTGTTACACTTACATTCGGAGAAAGACTCTCAAGATATTCCGGATTTTCCTCCACAATTTTGAACATATCTTCAGTAGAAACATTACGGGTGGAACCACGTCCTGTTATATTAACAGTAAGTAAATTAGTACCCATGCTCTTAAAAGTGTCAACCAGGTAATTCTCCATACCGTTTCCAAGACCTACAATAACAATAACTGCTACAATACCTATTATTATACCAAGCATAGTGAGAAGGGAACGCACCTTTCTTGCAAGTATATTGCCTATTGCCATCTGAAAAGATTCAAAAAAACTCATGCATGCTCCTCCTCCCTTTTGGCTCCAACTAATGAATTATCTTCATTGGATGGCCCATCGTATATAATTTTTCCATCTGCAAGACGAACAATCCGCTGTGCTTGTGCCGCAATTGAGTTGTCGTGGGTAATGAGGACTACCGTATTCCCTTCTGAATGTAACTTCTTAAGAAGTTCAAGAACCTCTTTACCGGTCTTGGAATCAAGAGCGCCTGTTGGTTCGTCTGCCAATATGACAGACGGGTTACCTGCCAACGCCCGGGCAATAGACACACGCTGCTGTTGTCCACCAGAAAGCTGGCTTGGGAGGTTATTCAGTTTGTTTTCCAACCCAACACGAGTAAGTGCTTGAATGGCACGTTCTTTCCGTTCGCTCTTTGAAACCCCTGCGTACAACATGGACAATTCGACATTTGCCAGCACAGAAAGTTTAGGTAGCAGATTGTACTGCTGAAAAATAAATCCAATCATTTTATTTCTGACTTCCGCAAGCTCATCATCATCCATGTCGCTCACATCCTGCCCGTCTAAAAGATACGTACCGGATGTAGGAATATCAAGACAACCTATAATATTCATACAGGTAGACTTACCGGATCCTGACTGTCCTACAATAGCTACAAACTCTCCATGCATAATCTGCAATGAAATGTCGTCAACTGCACGTACTTCAGTATCTCCCATTAAGTATATCTTGAAAAGATTTTTGAATTCAATGAGTGGCATCATCTCATGCCGCCTCCTCCCGCAGAACCACCGCCTTGTTGGCCGCCGCTTCTTTGAGAGCTGCCACTTTGACCACCACTCCTTTGCCAGTTACCTTTTTGACTACCGCCCATTTGACCGCCACCTGGCATTCCGCCACCCATTTGGCCGCCTGTCATTCCGCCGCCCATTGGCCCCATCATCATACCCATCTGATTGTTGGCAGTACGATTTTGGATAGCAACTTCATCACCTTCTGACAACCCACTCTTGATCTCAATGTAATCAGTATCCGATACACCAGTAGTAACCTCTACATATTTATACCCTTCTGGTGCCTCAAATTTTGTATTTGACTTTGTATTTGACTTTGTATTTGGTTTTGTATTTGATTTTGTATTTGATCTTGCATCGGTTTTTGTATCAGATTTTGCATCTGCATCGGTAGTTGGTACAAGCACCTTATTTTGACGTACGACAGCTTCAGAAGGCACACACAGAACGTGTTCATAGGATTTAAGCACGATTTCTGCATCAACATTCATTCCTGGCAGCAATCCATCTGTTTTGTCAATCTGGATTGTAATAGGATAAGTTGTATTCCCGCTTGAAGTTGTTCCATTGATGTTTACTTTAGTAACAACCCCATCATATTTTTTATCTGCTATGGATTCCGAAGTAATACTAACTTTCTGTCCAACGCTTACCTTTGATATATCCAATTCATCAATGTTAAGAGTCATCTTGAGATAGCTCAAGTCAAAAATCGTACAAAGTGTCGCTCCGGATTCAACTTTATCACCTTTTTTGTAGTTTTTTTCAATAACAGTTCCTCCAATCGGTGACTCGATAGTGTAACCGTCCAACGATTTTTTCTGATTGTCTAGAGATAGTTCTGTTTTGCGAAGATTATTCTTTGCACTTTCTATTTCATCCTCAAGAGTAGCACTGTCAAGCACAACTACTACTTGATTTTTATCAACATAGTCTCCTTCATTAAATTTTATGTTCTGAACTTCTCCTGAAGTTTCAGTAACCACTTTGGATTCAGTCTTATATGTAAATGCTCCACTAGCACTGGAATCAATACTTTCTATCACTGCCGAAGCCAGCTGTCCGGATTGAATTCCGCCCGGATTTGTTACATCTATAGTTACTTGCCTTACCAGCATTCCTCCTGTTAATATCTCATCAACTGCATTGATTTCCGAAATAGTACCAGGTAGAACCTCAAAGGAACCATCAAGAGTCACAGATGCCTTCTGGCCGACCGTGAACTTTTTAGCATCCTCTACTCCAAATGGAAGCTTAAGACTCATAACAGAACTGTTCCTTATAGTTGCAACCGTCTGGCCTTTTTGAACTTCATCACCGACTTTTACATCTATCGAAACAATTGTCCCACTATCATCAGCATGTACAAAGAGATCATCGAGACTTTCCAGTTTTCGTTCATAGTTTTTACGGCTCTCATTCAGACCGATTTGGGCAGACTCAAGGTTTGTTGATATATTTGAACTATCGATCTCATAAAGGACAGCGTCCTTATTGACAACATCTCCCTCTTCAAAATCAGCCTTTAAAATATCACCTGAAGTAAGCGTCGTTACCGTGTACTTATCGGCAGGCTCCAACGTTCCTGTACCTGTAAGCGAAACTTTCAGATCACGATACTCGGCTTTTTCAAGCGTATAAGAGCTTGCTGAAGCTGGCTGCATTCTCCTTGTATTAAGGAAAAAAGCAGATGCCGCAATAGCAAAAACAATTACAACCGAAATTAAGATAGCTAAACGTTTGCGAGTTTTTTTCTTCTTTGGTTTTGTAGAATAAAGTGGGGCAGCCATACTATCTGCCACGTTATTTCGTTTTTTCTTGAATAGTAGTGCCATTTTTGTTAACAACTCCTTTTTAATGCTTAAGTAAGTATTAATTAAATTATATCCCTGCCAAATGAATTCATTGTGAACTCTTGATGAACAATTGGTGAAAAATATTTCCTTCAGCCCATATTATTTATCGTATTTTTAAGAGTTAGCGTTAATATTTATGCCAGATACTGTTTATGAGAATTAATTACAGTGATAAAAAAATCAGCTATAATTCATAATCATAGCTGATTGGATATTAAATTTTGAGGAGCAATAATTAATGTTCTTTTTTAATATGCCCCTTATAAAAAAATCGTGGAAATCCATTGCCATCCCATTCTTGAATCTTCTTTGTATATTCAGAAACTATTTCATCTGCCTTTTCTTGCGTTATCTTGCCTTCCTTTACTCTCAAACCAATATGTTCTTTAAATTTAGCTATTAGCTTTGCTCTTTTTTGTTCAACAGGAAGCTTATTAAATTCCTTAATATCTTTAATTCTTGCATCAATTTCCCTGATCTTCTTATCTGCTTCTTCCTTTGAAATCTTACCTTCCTTCTCAAGCTTTAAGATTTCTTCTCTTTTGTTTTCCAATGCTTTTATCGGGTCTTTACACATTTCATCATTCCCCTTATGGCATCGCGGCTTAATACATTTGTCCTTTGTAACATCACCGTCTTTTTGATGACTTGCATTGGGAGTTGATGATTTTGAATCAACCGGAACGGCAAATGCCGCAGTGGCAAAAAGGTTCCCTGCTAATACAGCAGCTAGCAATATTCTACATATTTTCATTTTTGCATCTCCCCTTGATTTTAAGTTAGTGTCTGAATTCCCTTCGCTTGCCTCGTTCTCTTCATTCGAAAGAGGCGAAATGTAGATAACATTCACTTCCTTAATATAACCACCTTCTGAGATTTTATATTGAAATTATTGTGGCTCTTTTATGAGCACTCTTCCACCAAGTCCAAGTTAAACCAAAATTCAACGCCACCTTCAACATTTTTTACGCCATAATCATTACTGTGGGCTTGCTGTATAGCTTTAACAATCGAAAGTCCCAAACCGGTTCCTCCATATTCCCTTGTTCTAG includes the following:
- a CDS encoding S-layer homology domain-containing protein, with the protein product MNYKVKLAVSVLSAVIALNVSSVAFAAFSDVSPKASYADEVNHLASLGIINGNENGEFKPNDMITREQFARLIIAAADEDYKADIYKKTTVFPDISSSRWSSGFVNAAVKLGYMKGMLDGKFHPTEGVTYSQVCTVLVKMLGYTDSDLSGTWPQSYLVKAKEIGLSDGVNFTSNDQMPRWAVAVMLDNLLDSSLKSNPAKKFSETIDSYAQYIVLATSETSSSVSEGEVLTDKGTFIIGDASIKLELGNKYRLNVDDNTIYGVYSNMSDSLNLSIDSISSTTITYKDATGTHSMILPSAPTYYYKGVQQKYDAIPGLLEKCSSIVFNKNASGTGYEYAVISDPIYSKPEVVGKSNKTNEGVGKIKFESRIEITKSGTIITVPEIEQDDVIYEVTDIWGGNKYILDVENSVDGELTDILPNKVSPKKISVDGVSYELGEYMDLSKINSQGVMKVKDSVTVLLGYDGKVVDMYSSDEEDNSDYAIVLNNYKEKSTSVENYGTEYTYVKLLHTDNTTKTYRLADDGDDNNDLTYTAKLVKYKEVNKETADEFPVVELQKLDYLNSKEYEIDTNKKTIDSHYFADNIKIFNIVNEVYGTDCNIYLMDPSKLPDGIVFPGKIKYLNMVGPFEDINVMLVDNILDEDEYLGVVTKKESSYSRSSEVVYTNTILIGDKEYTTNYNSDDVYEGCVVEVEMRDGKIMGINSTRQPLLKTFTFDAVDSTRVKIGGKIYNLKSNASIYFLDYDGNYEKKGTDEIDVTHKYDKISVYFDDSLKYGGEVEIIVIED
- a CDS encoding efflux RND transporter periplasmic adaptor subunit, which encodes MALLFKKKRNNVADSMAAPLYSTKPKKKKTRKRLAILISVVIVFAIAASAFFLNTRRMQPASASSYTLEKAEYRDLKVSLTGTGTLEPADKYTVTTLTSGDILKADFEEGDVVNKDAVLYEIDSSNISTNLESAQIGLNESRKNYERKLESLDDLFVHADDSGTIVSIDVKVGDEVQKGQTVATIRNSSVMSLKLPFGVEDAKKFTVGQKASVTLDGSFEVLPGTISEINAVDEILTGGMLVRQVTIDVTNPGGIQSGQLASAVIESIDSSASGAFTYKTESKVVTETSGEVQNIKFNEGDYVDKNQVVVVLDSATLEDEIESAKNNLRKTELSLDNQKKSLDGYTIESPIGGTVIEKNYKKGDKVESGATLCTIFDLSYLKMTLNIDELDISKVSVGQKVSITSESIADKKYDGVVTKVNINGTTSSGNTTYPITIQIDKTDGLLPGMNVDAEIVLKSYEHVLCVPSEAVVRQNKVLVPTTDADAKSDTKTDARSNTKSNTKPNTKSNTKSNTKFEAPEGYKYVEVTTGVSDTDYIEIKSGLSEGDEVAIQNRTANNQMGMMMGPMGGGMTGGQMGGGMPGGGQMGGSQKGNWQRSGGQSGSSQRSGGQQGGGSAGGGGMR
- a CDS encoding ABC transporter permease — translated: MSFFESFQMAIGNILARKVRSLLTMLGIIIGIVAVIVIVGLGNGMENYLVDTFKSMGTNLLTVNITGRGSTRNVSTEDMFKIVEENPEYLESLSPNVSVTGQVKIGSETTSETTVTGVGEAYMDMKDYKLAIGRFISYIDTVNRNKVVVIGKYLSNEYFNGRGIGETLRINGQKFEIVGVLDAETDDVDEIDEGSTDDAVYIPYSTATKMFASFGARTSYSFAVKSDDLVSKAKDLIDKKLYDVFEDDNAYVITSMSELLDTMTSMINIVITILAVIAGISLVVGGIGIMNIMLVSVSERTREIGIRKALGAKQKHIMRQFVIEASTTSAIGGIIGIIIGYALSSVGTKVISMLTETDIIVTPSTASVLLAFGISVGIGMLFGYLPAKTAARLNPIDALRYE
- a CDS encoding lipoate--protein ligase family protein, translating into MNVIYISPLSNEENEASEGNSDTNLKSRGDAKMKICRILLAAVLAGNLFATAAFAVPVDSKSSTPNASHQKDGDVTKDKCIKPRCHKGNDEMCKDPIKALENKREEILKLEKEGKISKEEADKKIREIDARIKDIKEFNKLPVEQKRAKLIAKFKEHIGLRVKEGKITQEKADEIVSEYTKKIQEWDGNGFPRFFYKGHIKKEH
- a CDS encoding ABC transporter ATP-binding protein, which encodes MMPLIEFKNLFKIYLMGDTEVRAVDDISLQIMHGEFVAIVGQSGSGKSTCMNIIGCLDIPTSGTYLLDGQDVSDMDDDELAEVRNKMIGFIFQQYNLLPKLSVLANVELSMLYAGVSKSERKERAIQALTRVGLENKLNNLPSQLSGGQQQRVSIARALAGNPSVILADEPTGALDSKTGKEVLELLKKLHSEGNTVVLITHDNSIAAQAQRIVRLADGKIIYDGPSNEDNSLVGAKREEEHA